One window of the Halorussus sp. MSC15.2 genome contains the following:
- a CDS encoding ABC transporter substrate-binding protein, which yields MVDSSDGDLTRRRFLKGSVAVGIAALAGCTGGSGGDATTEETTTAADTTTTDSTTETTEKTTQDASYSVTLPPVGDVTFEQVPEAWVAENASWADMGIALGLEPPLAVVLTGEYRTHHYDDVPQLSVDTDEMTSLWQDGISKELFYDLDADVHFIDPNYMTNLIPNWKQADVEEIATNVGPLCGNTSFSTYSWHEDYPYYDLYEAFEKVAQVFQRTDRYEAFSQYHDEVIGEITNRLPDERPSVALLSPASTEPEKYYPYRLGDRTAYKHWNDLGIGDALAGSDISTFTSDRGTIDYEPLLEIDPEVLMFYTDQHRTAEEFRSTYLEFLRGHDTASTLTAVQNGDVYPAGSMYQGPIMNLSKTERTAKQLFPDEFGEDERLYDRQRIADIRSGAI from the coding sequence ATGGTCGATAGCTCAGACGGTGACTTGACGCGACGACGGTTCCTGAAAGGTAGCGTAGCAGTCGGTATCGCGGCCCTCGCGGGTTGTACCGGCGGGTCCGGCGGGGACGCGACGACCGAGGAGACGACGACCGCGGCCGACACCACAACGACCGATAGCACGACAGAAACGACCGAGAAGACCACGCAGGACGCCTCGTACTCCGTCACCCTACCGCCGGTCGGCGACGTGACGTTCGAGCAGGTCCCGGAGGCGTGGGTCGCGGAGAACGCGAGTTGGGCGGACATGGGTATCGCGCTCGGGTTAGAACCGCCGCTCGCCGTCGTCCTCACGGGCGAGTACCGCACGCACCACTACGACGACGTTCCCCAGCTCTCGGTCGATACCGACGAGATGACCTCGCTCTGGCAGGACGGCATCTCGAAGGAACTGTTCTACGACCTCGACGCCGACGTCCACTTCATCGACCCCAACTACATGACGAACCTCATCCCGAACTGGAAGCAGGCCGACGTCGAGGAGATAGCCACGAACGTCGGCCCGCTTTGTGGGAACACGAGTTTCTCGACCTACTCGTGGCACGAGGACTACCCCTACTACGACCTCTACGAGGCGTTCGAGAAGGTCGCGCAGGTGTTCCAGCGGACCGACCGATACGAGGCCTTTTCGCAGTACCACGACGAAGTTATCGGCGAAATCACGAACCGACTCCCGGACGAGCGACCATCCGTCGCGCTGCTCTCCCCGGCGTCTACAGAACCGGAGAAGTACTACCCGTACCGACTCGGCGACCGGACGGCGTACAAACACTGGAACGACCTCGGCATCGGCGACGCGCTCGCGGGGTCGGACATCTCGACGTTCACGTCCGACCGGGGCACGATAGACTACGAACCGCTGCTGGAGATAGACCCGGAGGTGCTGATGTTCTACACCGACCAGCACCGGACCGCCGAGGAGTTCCGCTCAACGTACCTCGAGTTCCTCCGGGGACACGACACCGCGAGCACTCTGACCGCGGTCCAGAACGGAGACGTCTACCCCGCGGGCAGCATGTATCAGGGTCCCATCATGAACCTCTCGAAGACCGAGCGGACCGCCAAGCAACTGTTCCCCGACGAGTTCGGCGAGGACGAGCGACTCTACGACCGCCAGCGCATCGCCGACATCCGAAGCGGAGCGATTTGA
- a CDS encoding IucA/IucC family siderophore biosynthesis protein: MEDFDALRAALNAETWETVERDLLRKILAEFCYEDLITPARAGTVPADESDPGESWTRYRLRLDGGVEYRFDAQSRPLDSYRVREGSVFRRGVGESTDVSADGEATDADDWTEATDPLRFLLDAREYVGIDPTTAAHLVREYRNTLVADAHIRARKADAPADASILDLPYAEVEGEMEGHPWFTYNKGRVGFGYDDYLRYAPESKRRQRLSWVAARRDRATFSAVEGLDRDDLLESELGDTVGAFRATLADEGLDPENYHFLPVHDWQWNDSVVQLFAGDIADDAIVPLGEAPDEYLPQQSIRTFSNVSDPTKRHVKLPIRVLNTNVYRGILGEQAEAAPRVTEFVKGVRDGDAFLRDDCDLLLPGEVASVNYEHPYFSAFDDAPYQFHELLGCVWRESVVSMVEDGERPLTLAALLHEDFDGTPLVSKLVERCGLELSEWLDRLFDVLLHPLVHYLYKYGTVFMPHGTNVVLVHEGGVPTRIAVKDFVDEVAITDRDLPELDEVLADDLRDDERYDHHILHRLPPEPLCQHVFGTLFVGVFRYVADLLARREGYDEERFWGQVRSAIERYQAQFPGLDDRFETFDLFRPRFTKHCLNRNRIVDYGYQDFSTRPKVRGHGTVPNPLSEFGDRRDH, encoded by the coding sequence ATGGAGGACTTCGACGCGCTCCGGGCCGCGCTGAACGCCGAGACGTGGGAGACGGTCGAGCGCGACCTGCTCCGGAAAATCCTCGCGGAGTTCTGCTACGAGGACCTGATTACTCCCGCACGCGCCGGGACGGTCCCGGCCGACGAGTCCGACCCCGGCGAGTCGTGGACGCGATACCGCCTCCGACTCGACGGCGGCGTCGAGTACCGCTTCGACGCGCAGTCTCGCCCACTCGACAGCTACCGGGTCCGCGAGGGGTCGGTGTTCCGCCGGGGCGTCGGCGAATCGACGGATGTCTCGGCCGACGGCGAAGCGACGGACGCCGACGACTGGACCGAGGCGACCGACCCGCTCCGGTTCCTGCTGGACGCACGCGAGTACGTCGGCATCGACCCGACGACCGCGGCCCACCTCGTCCGCGAGTACCGCAACACCCTCGTCGCGGACGCCCACATCCGCGCGAGGAAGGCCGACGCGCCCGCCGACGCCTCGATACTCGACCTCCCCTACGCCGAGGTAGAGGGCGAGATGGAGGGCCACCCGTGGTTCACCTACAACAAGGGCCGGGTCGGGTTCGGCTACGACGACTACCTGCGGTACGCGCCCGAGTCCAAGCGACGCCAGCGCCTCTCGTGGGTCGCCGCGCGGCGGGACCGGGCGACGTTCTCCGCAGTCGAGGGATTGGACCGTGACGACCTGCTGGAGTCGGAGTTGGGCGACACGGTCGGCGCGTTCCGGGCGACGCTTGCCGACGAGGGACTCGACCCCGAGAACTACCACTTCCTGCCGGTCCACGACTGGCAGTGGAACGACAGCGTGGTCCAGTTGTTCGCGGGCGACATCGCCGACGACGCCATCGTTCCGCTCGGCGAGGCTCCGGACGAGTACCTTCCCCAACAGTCGATTCGGACGTTCTCTAACGTCTCGGACCCGACGAAGCGCCACGTCAAACTCCCGATTCGAGTGCTGAACACCAACGTCTACCGCGGGATTCTGGGCGAACAGGCCGAGGCCGCCCCGCGCGTGACCGAGTTCGTCAAGGGAGTACGCGACGGCGACGCGTTCCTCCGGGACGACTGCGACCTGCTCCTGCCGGGCGAAGTCGCCAGCGTCAACTACGAACACCCGTACTTCTCGGCGTTCGACGACGCACCCTACCAGTTCCACGAACTCCTCGGGTGCGTCTGGCGCGAGAGCGTCGTCTCGATGGTCGAGGACGGCGAACGCCCCCTGACGCTCGCGGCGCTCCTCCACGAGGACTTCGACGGCACGCCGCTGGTCTCGAAGTTAGTTGAGCGCTGCGGACTGGAACTGAGCGAGTGGCTCGACCGACTGTTCGACGTTCTACTTCACCCGCTGGTTCACTACCTCTACAAGTACGGCACGGTGTTCATGCCCCACGGGACGAACGTCGTCCTCGTCCACGAGGGCGGCGTGCCGACCCGAATCGCGGTCAAGGACTTCGTGGACGAGGTGGCCATCACCGACCGCGACCTGCCGGAACTGGACGAGGTACTCGCGGACGACCTGCGCGACGACGAGCGGTACGACCACCACATCCTCCACCGTCTCCCGCCCGAACCGCTCTGCCAGCACGTCTTCGGGACGCTGTTCGTCGGCGTCTTCCGGTACGTCGCCGACCTGCTGGCGCGCCGAGAGGGGTACGACGAGGAACGATTCTGGGGGCAGGTCCGGTCGGCCATCGAGCGCTATCAGGCCCAATTCCCCGGTCTCGACGACAGGTTCGAGACGTTCGACCTGTTTCGGCCCCGGTTCACCAAGCACTGTCTCAACCGCAACCGCATCGTGGACTACGGCTATCAGGACTTCAGCACTCGGCCGAAGGTGCGGGGCCACGGCACCGTGCCGAATCCGCTGTCGGAGTTCGGCGACCGTCGGGACCACTGA
- a CDS encoding lysine N(6)-hydroxylase/L-ornithine N(5)-oxygenase family protein has product MSRIRDVIGVGLGPFNLGLAALLDGANAEVDALFLEQDDEFAWHEGMLIEGTTLEVPFLADLVTMADPTNPHSYLNYLRERDRLYEFYFYETFQIPRREYDDYLRWVAERLGTCRFGRRVESVAWVESDGGGERGSEGAMDGRRGGEDGTDGHFVVTAQNPATGEERTYRARNLALGVGSRPFVPEDLRGHPENDVFHTAEYRFRRDRCLDADSITVVGSGQSAAEVFHDLLDRQSDADYRLDWLTRSEGFFPMEYSKLGLQHFTPEYVEYFYDLPDDRKDEIRAEQDLLYKGIDPETSAAVYDLLYERSVGDRDPDVGLFAMTEVEDIDAIDAGEASEPGANYRLDCRQWQTDESFVHESDVVILGTGYHRPVPEFLAPIEDRIGWDEKGRYRVTEDHRLVLDDVAGDVFVQNGDLHSHGVGAPDLGLGCYRNSRIVNRLVGREVYPEDADTVYQDFAVEQFVNRRGRGRRDADTGREGARARDPESAAPEGE; this is encoded by the coding sequence ATGAGCCGGATTCGAGACGTTATCGGCGTCGGACTCGGCCCGTTCAACCTCGGACTCGCGGCGCTCCTCGACGGGGCGAACGCCGAGGTAGACGCGCTCTTCCTCGAACAGGACGACGAGTTCGCGTGGCACGAGGGGATGCTGATAGAGGGGACCACGCTGGAAGTCCCGTTCCTCGCGGACCTCGTGACGATGGCGGACCCGACCAACCCTCACAGCTACCTCAACTACCTCCGGGAGCGCGACCGCCTCTACGAGTTCTACTTCTACGAGACGTTCCAGATTCCCCGCCGGGAGTACGACGACTACCTCCGGTGGGTCGCCGAACGCCTCGGGACCTGCCGGTTCGGTCGCCGGGTCGAGAGCGTGGCGTGGGTGGAAAGCGATGGAGGCGGCGAGCGGGGGAGTGAAGGGGCGATGGACGGCCGTAGAGGCGGCGAAGATGGAACCGACGGCCACTTCGTCGTGACCGCGCAGAATCCCGCGACCGGCGAGGAACGGACCTATCGCGCCCGGAACCTCGCGCTCGGCGTCGGGAGTCGCCCCTTCGTCCCCGAGGACCTGCGGGGCCACCCCGAGAACGACGTGTTCCACACCGCCGAGTACCGGTTCCGACGCGACCGGTGTCTCGACGCCGACTCGATTACGGTGGTCGGGTCGGGCCAGAGCGCGGCCGAGGTGTTCCACGACCTGCTGGACCGCCAATCGGACGCCGACTACCGTCTCGACTGGCTCACGCGGTCGGAGGGGTTCTTCCCGATGGAGTACTCAAAGCTCGGCCTACAGCACTTCACGCCCGAGTACGTCGAGTACTTCTACGACCTCCCCGACGACCGAAAGGACGAGATTCGGGCTGAGCAGGACCTGCTCTACAAGGGAATCGACCCCGAGACCAGCGCCGCCGTCTACGACCTGCTGTACGAGCGGTCGGTCGGTGACCGGGACCCGGACGTTGGACTGTTCGCCATGACCGAGGTCGAGGACATCGACGCTATCGACGCGGGCGAGGCGAGCGAACCGGGCGCGAACTACCGACTCGACTGCCGTCAGTGGCAGACCGACGAGTCGTTCGTCCACGAGAGCGACGTGGTGATTCTCGGGACGGGCTACCACCGACCGGTCCCCGAGTTCCTCGCCCCCATCGAGGACCGAATCGGCTGGGACGAGAAGGGTCGGTATCGAGTCACGGAGGACCACCGCCTCGTCCTCGACGACGTGGCTGGCGACGTGTTCGTCCAGAACGGCGACCTCCACAGCCACGGCGTCGGCGCGCCGGACCTCGGACTGGGGTGCTACCGTAACTCCCGCATCGTGAATCGATTGGTCGGTCGGGAGGTCTACCCCGAGGACGCCGACACGGTGTATCAGGACTTCGCGGTCGAACAGTTCGTGAACCGGCGCGGCCGCGGTCGGCGCGACGCGGACACCGGCCGCGAGGGTGCGAGGGCAAGGGACCCCGAGTCCGCCGCCCCGGAGGGCGAGTGA
- a CDS encoding GNAT family N-acetyltransferase encodes MTGAGGVVAAQYDFQTYDDEIRKTVSFRQAEMADLGMLHAWLNEDHVLPYWQLDDPLPVFRDALAEKLADDHLTPYVGHLDHVPMSYWECYWAADDPVAAHYDADAADRGVHLLVGPPEYLGQGYAEPLLRAVVEMQFRHGETERVVAEPDVRNEIVHHVFEQCGFEPRREIEMDEKTALLMVCERDRFEREVSA; translated from the coding sequence ATGACCGGGGCCGGTGGCGTCGTCGCCGCGCAGTACGACTTCCAGACGTACGACGACGAGATACGCAAGACGGTCTCGTTCCGGCAGGCCGAGATGGCCGACCTCGGGATGCTCCACGCGTGGCTCAACGAGGACCACGTCCTGCCCTACTGGCAGTTGGACGACCCGCTCCCGGTGTTCCGCGACGCCTTGGCCGAGAAGTTGGCCGACGACCACCTGACGCCCTACGTCGGCCACCTCGACCACGTGCCGATGAGCTACTGGGAGTGCTACTGGGCGGCGGACGACCCCGTCGCGGCCCACTACGACGCCGACGCCGCGGACCGAGGCGTCCACCTGCTCGTCGGACCGCCCGAGTATCTCGGGCAGGGTTACGCCGAACCCCTCCTCCGCGCGGTCGTCGAGATGCAGTTCCGGCACGGCGAGACCGAGCGCGTGGTGGCCGAACCCGACGTGCGAAACGAAATCGTCCATCACGTCTTCGAGCAGTGCGGTTTCGAACCCCGGCGCGAAATCGAGATGGACGAGAAGACGGCGCTGCTGATGGTCTGCGAGCGCGACCGGTTCGAGCGGGAGGTGTCTGCATGA